The nucleotide window TCGTAAAAGGGGGACTGTAACGTCCCTGAAGGTGCGCCAATGTCCGGCCCCCAAAGAACTTGCTGCCTCCAGGTATTCCGGTGAAATGGCTCTTACAGCTCCGACGATCGGAAAGACAGCAAGCGGTAAGGACGTTTGCACCAGCCCCAGCAAAACGCCTGTCTCGTTGAAAAGTAGAAACAACGGACGTTCGATTATCCCCATTGCCTTAAGGGTCGAGTTCAGGACACCGGATGGGCCAAGCAGCAGGATCCAGCCATAGGCTTGGACCAAGAGGTTCAAGATGAGCGGCAGAAGGATGGAAATTGTCAGCAAACGCCTGAAAAACGAGCTGCGTAACGATGTCATGACAAAGGCCAGCGGCACTGCGAGAACCATCACGATAATCGTCGCGATAAACGCCAGTTTCAGGGTCAGCCAAACGGATCTGCCGAAAAACGGAGTCATCAAATCCCGATAGGCCTGGATCGATAGTCCTTCAATTGTTCCCTGTTCAGCCGACAGCGAAAAACGCAGTATGTAGAAACACGCTCCCAGAAACGGAAGAATGGCAATAAATGCAGGCGCTGCGAACAGCAGCGCCTGTTTCT belongs to Roseibium porphyridii and includes:
- a CDS encoding ABC transporter permease, encoding MSTEFLPKKQALLFAAPAFIAILPFLGACFYILRFSLSAEQGTIEGLSIQAYRDLMTPFFGRSVWLTLKLAFIATIIVMVLAVPLAFVMTSLRSSFFRRLLTISILLPLILNLLVQAYGWILLLGPSGVLNSTLKAMGIIERPLFLLFNETGVLLGLVQTSLPLAVFPIVGAVRAISPEYLEAASSLGAGHWRTFRDVTVPLLRPELVGAASIVFAFNASAFAIPLLLGGRRVQMMGLVIRDMISPLFNWSGAAAAGMILIVLTLFVLVASSWLVRLTTTAKESS